The Primulina eburnea isolate SZY01 chromosome 13, ASM2296580v1, whole genome shotgun sequence genome includes a region encoding these proteins:
- the LOC140810759 gene encoding uncharacterized protein produces MKKRNVLQLESREKGLAKKAKSLKSKDLKARSDDSKKSGRIVQKRTRYTDMYEDVEAKFSVMERADRVLSQLENEHPYFLKCMLPSNVSHGFWLHLPKNFCSLHLPNHDCPIVLVDEWGNEYYTSYLLGRHGLSAGWRGFSISHRLLKGDILIFHLIEPCKLKVHILRVNGPDVISAALCLMNWNTSDRELDPAEDLVKKETKTRKKLKYVEPFLNNSSTPSKRLKVQNEPNLAIEPAADHCGSNNKKFSPKALEGSEICDQLQHDDLCYSKASFFKNGPRKDIACT; encoded by the exons ATGAAGAAGAGAAATGTTCTGCAATTGGAAAGTAGGGAAAAGGGTCTTGCAAAAAAGGCTAAAAGTCTTAAATCCAAGGATTTAAAA GCACGCTCAGATGATTCAAAGAAATCAGGAAG AATTGTACAAAAGAGGACCCGGTACACAGACATGTACGAAGATGTTGAAGCTAAGTTTTCTGTGATGGAGCGAGCAGACAGAGTACTGTCACAGTTAGAAAACGAACATCCGTACTTTCTGAAGTGTATGCTCCCATCAAATGTTTCTCATGGGTTTTGGCTG CATCTTCCGAAAAATTTCTGCAGCCTTCATTTACCCAATCATGATTGCCCTATTGTGTTGGTGGATGAATGGGGAAATGAGTACTACACATCTTATCTTCTTGGGAGGCATGGTCTGAGTGCCGGTTGGAGGGGGTTTTCCATATCACACAGATTACTAAAAGGCGACATATTAATTTTCCATTTGATCGAACCGTGCAAATTAAAG GTGCACATACTGAGAGTCAATGGACCAGATGTCATAAGTGCAGCTCTGTGTCTTATGAATTGGAATACTTCTGATAGGGAACTGGATCCTG CTGAAGATCTTGTGAAGAAAGAAACTAAGACGCGTAAAAAACTAAAATATGTGGAGCCATTTCTTAACAATTCTTCCACACCATCGAAGCGTTTAAAGGTGCAAAATGAACCAAACCTTGCTATTGAGCCTGCAGCTGATCATTGTGGAAGTAACAAcaaaaaatttagtccaaaagCTCTCGAAG GTTCTGAAATCTGTGATCAGCTTCAGCATGATGATCTATGCTATTCCAAggcttcattttttaaaaat